In Rhinolophus ferrumequinum isolate MPI-CBG mRhiFer1 chromosome 7, mRhiFer1_v1.p, whole genome shotgun sequence, the following proteins share a genomic window:
- the RFESD gene encoding Rieske domain-containing protein isoform X1 — protein MIYAQAYSLKIVPFDPLFLGFWIICYIMTSMDLDSSEQDPEMKEYSSVCVGREDDIKKSERMTAVVHDREVVIFYHKGEYHAMDIRCYHSGGPLHLGEIEDFDGRPCIVCPWHKYKITLATGEGLYQSINPKDPSAKPKWCSKGVKQRIHTVTVDNGNIYVTLSKASFKHDSDFYATGDFKVIKSSS, from the exons ATGATCTATGCACAGGCATATTCTCTGAAGATAGTGCCATTTGACCCTCTTTTTCTTGGATTTTGGATCATTTGCTACATAATGACAAG CATGGATCTTGATAGCTCTGAACAAGATCCTGAAATGAAGGAATATTCTTCTGTCTGTGTTGGCAGAGAAGATGACATTAAAAAGTCTGAAAGAATGACAGCTGTTGTCCATGATAGAGAAGTGGTCATTTTCTACCACAAAGGAGAATATCACGCTATGGATATTCGCTGTTAcc ACTCAGGAGGGCCTTTACATTTGGGAGAAATAGAG gatTTTGATGGACGACCGTGTATAGTTTGCCCCTGGCATAAATACAAAATTACTTTGGCAACAGGAGAAGGACTATATCAGTCTATAAACCCTAAAGATCCATCAGCAAAACCCAAGTGGTGTTCCAAAGGAGTAAAGCAAAGGATTCATACAGTGACAGTGGACAATGGGAATATTTATGTGACTCTTTCTAAAGCATCTTTTAAACATGACTCTGACTTTTATGCCACTGGAGACTTCAAAGTAATTAAGAGTTCCTCCTGA
- the RFESD gene encoding Rieske domain-containing protein isoform X3: MTSMDLDSSEQDPEMKEYSSVCVGREDDIKKSERMTAVVHDREVVIFYHKGEYHAMDIRCYHSGGPLHLGEIEDFDGRPCIVCPWHKYKITLATGEGLYQSINPKDPSAKPKWCSKGVKQRIHTVTVDNGNIYVTLSKASFKHDSDFYATGDFKVIKSSS; encoded by the exons ATGACAAG CATGGATCTTGATAGCTCTGAACAAGATCCTGAAATGAAGGAATATTCTTCTGTCTGTGTTGGCAGAGAAGATGACATTAAAAAGTCTGAAAGAATGACAGCTGTTGTCCATGATAGAGAAGTGGTCATTTTCTACCACAAAGGAGAATATCACGCTATGGATATTCGCTGTTAcc ACTCAGGAGGGCCTTTACATTTGGGAGAAATAGAG gatTTTGATGGACGACCGTGTATAGTTTGCCCCTGGCATAAATACAAAATTACTTTGGCAACAGGAGAAGGACTATATCAGTCTATAAACCCTAAAGATCCATCAGCAAAACCCAAGTGGTGTTCCAAAGGAGTAAAGCAAAGGATTCATACAGTGACAGTGGACAATGGGAATATTTATGTGACTCTTTCTAAAGCATCTTTTAAACATGACTCTGACTTTTATGCCACTGGAGACTTCAAAGTAATTAAGAGTTCCTCCTGA
- the RFESD gene encoding Rieske domain-containing protein isoform X2, which produces MIYAQAYSLKIVPFDPLFLGFWIICYIMTREDDIKKSERMTAVVHDREVVIFYHKGEYHAMDIRCYHSGGPLHLGEIEDFDGRPCIVCPWHKYKITLATGEGLYQSINPKDPSAKPKWCSKGVKQRIHTVTVDNGNIYVTLSKASFKHDSDFYATGDFKVIKSSS; this is translated from the exons ATGATCTATGCACAGGCATATTCTCTGAAGATAGTGCCATTTGACCCTCTTTTTCTTGGATTTTGGATCATTTGCTACATAATGACAAG AGAAGATGACATTAAAAAGTCTGAAAGAATGACAGCTGTTGTCCATGATAGAGAAGTGGTCATTTTCTACCACAAAGGAGAATATCACGCTATGGATATTCGCTGTTAcc ACTCAGGAGGGCCTTTACATTTGGGAGAAATAGAG gatTTTGATGGACGACCGTGTATAGTTTGCCCCTGGCATAAATACAAAATTACTTTGGCAACAGGAGAAGGACTATATCAGTCTATAAACCCTAAAGATCCATCAGCAAAACCCAAGTGGTGTTCCAAAGGAGTAAAGCAAAGGATTCATACAGTGACAGTGGACAATGGGAATATTTATGTGACTCTTTCTAAAGCATCTTTTAAACATGACTCTGACTTTTATGCCACTGGAGACTTCAAAGTAATTAAGAGTTCCTCCTGA